DNA from Desulfarculus baarsii DSM 2075:
GCCTCGGCCAGCCACAGGCCCACGTGGGTGTGGTCAAAGCCCAGCACCTCGCGCTCGGCCTGGCGCACGGGCATTTCCTCCACCTCCACCAACTCGCTGATCGAGGCGTGATCCTCGGGCATGTGGGCCCGCAGCACCACCTTGCCCAGGTCGTGCAGCAAGCCGGCCAGGCCAACCTCCTCCACGTCGGCCATGCCGATCTCGCTGGCGATGATGTTGCTGACGGTGGCCACGCCCATGGAGTGCCGCCACAGCTCACCCGATTGGTCCTTCATCAAGTCGAAGACGCTGGAGGTGAGAATCAGGCCCTTGACCACGTCGAAGCCCAGCAGCACCAGGGCCTGGGTCAGCGAGCCGACCTTGCGCGAAAAGCCGAAAAAGGCGCTGTTGGCCAGCTTGAGCACCTTGGCCGTGAGCACCTGGTCTTTGCTGATGAGCTTGCCGATATCGGCGGCCGAGAAGCGCTTGGAGTCCACCGCCCGGCTGATCATGTCGATCATGCCCGGCAGGGTGGGCAGGTTTTTGATGAGCTGGACTTTCTTTTTGGCGGCGACGCGATCGGTGACCACGGCTAGGCGCCTCCGTCCGGGCGGCCGGTTTTTTTGAGCAGCTTGCCCGAGTCGTCGATGGTGGGCGCGCCCGGCTTGGGCCCGCCGAAGACGCAGCCGGCCCGCAGCTTGGCCCGCAGCAGCTCGCGGATGGCCTTCAGCACCGGGTCGTCGGCCACCCGGCTGAAACGGTGGTCCAGGGCCTGCTCCATGAGCTGCTGGTAGGCCTGGCGCTCCTCGTCGGAGGCGAAGGCGTCGCCTTCGACGACCACGGCCTCGACCTGCAAGCGGCCCAGCAGGTTGATCACCTCGGCGGTGATCTGGCGGCCCTTGGTCATCAGCACCACGCCGTCGTCGCGCACCACGTCCTGGGCCAGCACCTGGCCGTCGCTGAGCTTGTCGACCGGGACTTTGATCATCGCCAGCCTCCCGCCATCAATCGTAGCAAAGCGCGGCCCCGTCCACAAGCGCCGGCCTTGGCGTTCAGCGTTCTTCCTCGGCCAAGGCCACCGCGCCCTGGCGCAGCACCTTGGCCCGCCGGCCACTGGCCAGCACGATCGTGCTGGGCGCGCCGCCGGGGCAGGGGCCGCCGTCGAGCAGCAGGTCGATCCGGGCCAGCAAGGCCGGGTCCAACGCCTCGGGCCTGGCTTGGGCCGGCCGGCCGGCCAGGTTGGCGCTGGTGGCGGTGACGGCCCGGCCCAGGGCCAGGGCCAGGCCGGCGGCCACCGGGTGCGAGCTGAGACGCAGGGCCACGCCGCCCTGGTGGGTCAGTTCGGGCGGCAGGCCCGGCGCGGCGGCCAGGACAATCGTCAGCGGGCCGGGCCAATGGGCGGCCATCAGCCGCCGGGCCAGGGGCGTGAGCGTCGCCGCCAAGGGCGCGATCTGCCCCTCCGCGCCGATGATCAGCGGAAAAGGCTTGTCGTCGGGGCGCTCTTTCAGCGCCGCCAGCCGGGCCAAGGCCCGGTGGTTGGCCGCGTCCACGGCCAGGCCATAGAGCGTCTCGGTGGGGAAGGCCACCACCGCGCCCTCGGCCAGCAGCGCCGCCGCCCGGGCCAGGACGTCCGGCGCGGGCGCGGCGGCGTCGACGGGCCAGATCAGCGGCTCAGGCAAAGAGCTTTTTCTCGGCCGCGGCCACCTCGGCGGCCATGTCCCGACGCTGCTGGGCCAGGCCCTGGGCCAGCGCGGCGTCGCCCAGGGCCAGAATCTGGGCGGCCAGCACGCCGGCGTTCCTGGCCCCGCCCGCGCCAATGGCCACCGTGGCCACGGGTATGCCCGGCGGCATCTGCACGGTGGAAAGCAGGGCGTCCAGGCCGTTAAGCTGGCTGGAGCCGATGGGCACGCCGATGACGGGCAGCACCGTCTGGGCGGCCATGGCCCCGGCCAAGTGGGCGGCCCAGCCGGCCCCGGCGATGATCACCTTGAGCCCGCGTTCGGCGGCGCTGGCGGCGTATTGGGCGGCCTGGCCGGGGGTGCGGTGGGCGCTGAGCACCCGCGCCTCGTGGGGCACGCCCAGTTCGGTCAGGGCCTTGGCCGCCGACTTCATCACCTCCCAGTCGTTGGGCGAGCCCATCACGATGCCCACCAACGGCCGGTTTTTCAGCCGGGCCAGGGCCCGGTGGCCGATGTCGCGGCGCAACAGCATCCCCTGCCACCAGATCTTGCCGCAGGCCTCGTAGGCCCGTTCGATGGCCTGGGCGATGTCGACGCCGGTGGCGCACACGCCCAAGACCCGGCCGCCGGCGTTGACCAGCTTGCCGTCCTTGAGGGCCGTGCCGGCGTGAAAGACCCGCGCGCCCTCCACGGCGTTGGCCTCCTCCACACCGCTGATCTCGAAACCCTTGGCGTAATCGCCGGGATAGCCGCCCGAGGCCAGCACCACGCAGACGGCCGGATCGGCCTTCCACTCCACCTCGGCCTCGGCCAGGCGGCCCTGGGCCAACAGTTGCAGGATCTCGGCCAGATCGCTATCCAGGCGCATCAACAACGGCTGGCACTCCGGGTCGCCGAAGCGCACGTTGAACTCCAGCACCTTGGGCTCGCCGGCCTTGTCGATCATCAGCCCGGCGTAGAGCACGCCCTTGAACGGCGCGCCGCGACGCTTCATCTCGGCCAGGGTCGGTTTGATCACCCGCTCGATGACCGCCGACTCCAATGCGGGGCCCACCACCGGCGCGGGCGAATAGGCCCCCATGCCGCCGGTGTTGGGGCCGGTGTCGCCCTCGCCCACGGCCTTGTGGTCCTGGCTGGAAGGCATGGCCGCGATGGCCTGGCCGTCGGTGAAGACCAGGAAGCTGGCCTCCTCGCCCTCCAGCCACTCCTCGATGACCACGCGCTCGCCGGCCTGGCCAAAGGCGCGCTCTTCCATGATCCGCTCGCAGGCGGCCATGGCCTCGCCGGCCGTGCGGCACATGATCACGCCCTTGCC
Protein-coding regions in this window:
- a CDS encoding L-threonylcarbamoyladenylate synthase, translated to MPEPLIWPVDAAAPAPDVLARAAALLAEGAVVAFPTETLYGLAVDAANHRALARLAALKERPDDKPFPLIIGAEGQIAPLAATLTPLARRLMAAHWPGPLTIVLAAAPGLPPELTHQGGVALRLSSHPVAAGLALALGRAVTATSANLAGRPAQARPEALDPALLARIDLLLDGGPCPGGAPSTIVLASGRRAKVLRQGAVALAEEER
- the purD gene encoding phosphoribosylamine--glycine ligase, producing MKILVIGGGGREHAIVWKLAQSPKVQAIFCAPGNPGMAGLATCLTIDPDDIAGLKAFALDNHIDLTVVGPEAPLVAGLTDVFEQAGLLVAGPSAAAARLEGSKAFAKEVMEAAGVPTAQCRIFDDAAQAKDHCRNLGGPVVVKADGLAAGKGVIMCRTAGEAMAACERIMEERAFGQAGERVVIEEWLEGEEASFLVFTDGQAIAAMPSSQDHKAVGEGDTGPNTGGMGAYSPAPVVGPALESAVIERVIKPTLAEMKRRGAPFKGVLYAGLMIDKAGEPKVLEFNVRFGDPECQPLLMRLDSDLAEILQLLAQGRLAEAEVEWKADPAVCVVLASGGYPGDYAKGFEISGVEEANAVEGARVFHAGTALKDGKLVNAGGRVLGVCATGVDIAQAIERAYEACGKIWWQGMLLRRDIGHRALARLKNRPLVGIVMGSPNDWEVMKSAAKALTELGVPHEARVLSAHRTPGQAAQYAASAAERGLKVIIAGAGWAAHLAGAMAAQTVLPVIGVPIGSSQLNGLDALLSTVQMPPGIPVATVAIGAGGARNAGVLAAQILALGDAALAQGLAQQRRDMAAEVAAAEKKLFA
- a CDS encoding HDOD domain-containing protein produces the protein MVTDRVAAKKKVQLIKNLPTLPGMIDMISRAVDSKRFSAADIGKLISKDQVLTAKVLKLANSAFFGFSRKVGSLTQALVLLGFDVVKGLILTSSVFDLMKDQSGELWRHSMGVATVSNIIASEIGMADVEEVGLAGLLHDLGKVVLRAHMPEDHASISELVEVEEMPVRQAEREVLGFDHTHVGLWLAEAWKLPEQLTEPLRWHHQPEASRKAPLATAVVHFADILARGYGYGDGGDPWVPPLDRAALKALGLDSQKLRNIIDAMCEKLVDQPGSLSI